One Perca flavescens isolate YP-PL-M2 chromosome 9, PFLA_1.0, whole genome shotgun sequence genomic window carries:
- the sft2d2a gene encoding SFT2 domain containing 2a: MDKLKSVLSGEEARRDDRTVLETVNEASTLGWGTRVKGFIACFVVGAGFTVLGVGMLWIPRIGLTIFIVFYTLGNICALGSTMFLMGPMKQLKRMCDKTRALATAIMITCLVLTLCAAFWWKNFGLALLFCILQVLAFAWYSLSYIPFMREAILKLFAVCMK; encoded by the exons ATGGATAAATTAAAATCAGTTTTAAGTGGTGAAGAGGCTCGCAGAGATGACCGAACCGTTTTAGAG ACTGTCAATGAAGCCTCGACTCTGGGCTGGGGCACACGTGTGAAGGGATTCATCGCCTGTTTCGTGGTCGGAGCCGGGTTCACAGTTTTG GGAGTGGGAATGCTCTGGATCCCCAGGATCGGGCTCACTATCTTCATTGTGTTTTACACTTTAGGAAACATATGTGCACTGGGGAG CACCATGTTTCTGATGGGGCCGATGAAGCAGTTGAAAAGGATGTGTGACAAAACAAGAGCGCTGGCCACCGCAATTATGATT ACTTGCCTTGTGTTGACTCTCTGCGCAGCCTTCTGG tggAAGAACTTTGGACTGGCTTTGTTATTTTGCATCTTGCAAGTCTTGGCTTTTGCCTG GTACAGTCTGTCGTACATCCCGTTTATGAG GGAGGCAATATTGAAGTTGTTTGCGGTGTGCATGAAGTGA
- the chd1l gene encoding chromodomain-helicase-DNA-binding protein 1-like — protein sequence MSIEYSPCYIFALKKVELCYPCRSGNMTDILLKIKNSVAEKNKSAVAQSDLQKWGLRGIQLRPYQLDGVQWLTQCLKNQQGCILGDEMGLGKTCQTISLLVYMSGALGKTGPFLVLSPLSVMENWRKELECFAPSLTVLCYKGDKERRAELQKETDTQDFHLLLTTYELCLKDASFLKRWKWKVLVVDEAHRLKNQNSLLYKALTEFSVGFRVLLTGTPIQNNLQELHSLLSFIQPSIFTADETDSFANSYANVQSQPALAAELQSVLEPFLLRRVKSEVAVDLPKKTELLVYHGMSALQKKYYKAILMKDLEAFGNEQGNKNRLLNILMQLRKCVDHPYMFDGVEPEPFEMGEHLVEASGKLCLLDSMLTYLHKGGHRILLFSQMTRMLDILQDYMEYRGYSYERLDGSVRGEERNLAVKNFSSKHIFVFLLSTKAGGVGLNLTAADTVIFMDSDFNPQNDLQAAARCHRIGQSRPVKVIRLLARDTVEEIMYSRAVSKLHLTNTVIEEGRFSLLDQAQSAAAGLQLSEILKFGVDKLLSSEESSVQDVKLEKILGSSRQGQWVDEDFTSLREKEEEEEEEEEKKKNGSESDGQNHMYYFEGKDYSKDPSSEDQMSFERLLEEQLAEYQRATGEGRAQRHKAGLSLSVALGMPTRKRKPLTEAELELRRQRKEEASAKRAKIQEDLKKKQQEQKYKKKMAWWESCGYRSLCLPSVDSEGGGGGEEEKEEEEEEEEEEDDNSVRSTDSDSMAIHYVLGDVTHPHAAQADAIIVHCVDDSGRWGRGGLFTALELRSDEPRKKYELAGKMKDLDLGNVLLFPIDDKQSRLDGQDQLALIVAQQRDKANNLSGILLTALDEALKKIYTAAKRKKASVHLPRIGHSTRGFNWYGTERLIRKHLASRGIPTFIYYHNRAAKNTAPPQTSTSATLTSTSSPKPLLHNPRRLAEETEAESPGPPAPLQSQSHSPAELPDFMRGVRVFFYNLPASERKRLARYLITYDGDEEEIMSPEVTHIVAEVENSIHSQELQDLVRQYTQVVPVQKDWLESCFSKQRKVNTALFLHLLR from the exons ATGTCTATTGAATACAGTCCATGCTACATATTTGCACTAAAGAAAGTTGAGTTGTGTTATCCCTGTCGGTCTGGAAACATGACAGACATTTTGTTAAAGATAAAAAACAGCGTAGCAGAGAAAAATAAGTCTGCTGTGGCTCAGAGTGACTTGCAGAAGTGGGGTTTGAGAG GGATACAGCTGAGACCTTACCAGCTGGATGGTGTGCAGTGGTTAACTCAGTGCCTGAAGAACCAGCAGGGATGCATTTTAGGAGACGAAATGGGTCTGGGGAAAACCTGTCAG ACGATCTCTCTGCTGGTGTACATGTCAGGAGCTCTCGGGAAGACAGGTCCGTTTTTGGTGCTGAGCCCACTCTCTGTCATGGAGAACTGGAGAAAGGAGTTGGAATG CTTCGCTCCGTCTCTGACTGTGCTGTGTTATaagggagacaaagagagacggGCTGAGCTTCAGaaggaaacagacacacaggactTCCATCTTCTGCTCACTACATATGAG CTGTGTCTCAAAGATGCTTCATTCTTGAAACG GTGGAAGTGGAAGGTTCTTGTGGTAGACGAAGCTCACAGACTGAAGAATCAGAATTCACTATTGTACAAAGCCTTGACAGAG TTTTCAGTTGGTTTTAGAGTTCTTCTGACAGGGACCCCCATCCAGAACAACCTGCAGGAGCTccactctctgctgagtttCATACAGCCCAGCATCTTTACAGCTGATGAGACAGACAGCTTTGCCAACTCTTACGCCAATGTACAAAGTCAACCTGCTCTTG CTGCTGAGCTGCAAAGTGTCCTGGAGCCCTTCCTGCTTCGTAGAGTCAAGTCAGAAGTGGCTGTAGATCTGCCGAAGAAGACGGAGCTGCTGGTGTACCATGGCATGTCGGCCCTGCAGAAGAAATACTACAAAgccattctgatgaaggatctGG AGGCTTTTGGAAATGAACAGGGCAACAAGAACCGGCTGCTGAACATCTTGATGCAACTGAGGAAGTGTGTTGACCACCCATACATGTTTGATG GTGTGGAACCAGAGCCTTTTGAGATGGGGGAGCATCTGGTTGAAGCCAGCGGGAAACTTTGCCTTTTGGACAGCATGCTGACTTACCTTCACAAAGG GGGCCATCGGATCCTGCTGTTCTCTCAGATGACGAGGATGCTGGACATCCTTCAGGATTACATGGAGTACAGAG GTTATAGCTATGAACGTCTGGATGGGTCCGTCCGAGGGGAAGAAAGAAATCTAGCAGTGAAGAACTTCAGCAGCAAACATATCTTTGTCTTTCTACTCAGCACTAAAGCAG GTGGAGTGGGCCTGAATCTCACAGCTGCTGACACTGTCATTTTTATGGACAGTGACTTCAACCCTCAAAATGACCTGCAGGCTGCAGCACGCTGCCATCGGATTGGTCAGAGCAG GCCTGTGAAAGTGATCCGCCTTCTGGCAAGAGACACTGTGGAGGAAATAATGTACTCTCGTGCTGTATCCAAGTTGCACCTCACCAACACTGTTATTGAAGAAGGACGCTTCTCTTTGCTGGACCAAGCTCAGTCAGCTGCTGCAGGACTGCAG CTTAGTGAGATTTTGAAATTTGGGGTAGATAAGCTTTTGTCATCGGAGGAGAGCTCTGTACAGGATGTGAAACTGGAGAAGATCCTCGGTTCATCACGTCAGGGTCAGTGGGTGGATGAAGACTTCACCTCGCtcagagaaaaggaggaggaggaggaggaggaggaggagaagaagaagaacggcTCTGAATCTGATGGGCAGA ACCACATGTACTACTTTGAGGGAAAAGACTATAGTAAGGACCCCAGCTCTGAAGACCAGATGAGCTTTGAGCGTTTGCTGGAGGAGCAGCTGGCCGAGTATCAGAGAGCTACAGGAGAGGGACGAGCTCAGCGACACAAAGCTGGA CTTTCACTGTCGGTAGCTCTTGGGATGCCGACGAGGAAGAGGAAACCTCTTACTGAGGCTGAGCTGGAGCTGAGGCGCCAGAGAAAGGAGGAGGCTTCAGCCAAGAGAGCCAAAATTCAGGAGGACCTGAAGAAGAAGCAACAAGAGCAGAAATACAAGAAAAA AATGGCGTGGTGGGAGTCGTGCGGCTACAGATCACTGTGCCTGCCGTCTGTGGacagtgaaggaggaggaggaggagaagaagaaaaggaggaggaggaggaggaggaggaggaggaggatgacaaCAGCGTACGCTCCACAGACTCTGACAGCATGGCCATCCACTATGTTCTCGGGGACGTTACTCATCCTCACGCCGCTCAGGCAGACGCTATCATCGTCCACTGTGTTG ATGACTCAGGCCGGTGGGGCAGGGGAGGCCTGTTTACAGCTCTAGAGCTGCGATCGGATGAACCACGAAAGAAGTATGAGTTGGCCGGCAAGATGAAAG ATTTGGACCTTGGAAATGTGCTGCTCTTCCCCATCGATGACAAACAGTCCAGATTAGACGGCCAGGATCAA TTAGCCCTAATCGTGGCACAGCAAAGAGACAAAGCAAACAACTTGTCTGGGATCCTTCTAACTGCTCTGGACGAAGCTCTGAAGAAGATTTACACTGCAgccaaaagaaaaaagg CGAGTGTACATCTTCCTCGCATCGGCCACTCCACCAGAGGTTTCAACTGGTACGGCACAGAGAGGCTCATCAGAAAACACTTGGCTTCCAGAGGCATCCCCACATTCAT ATACTATCACAACAGAGCAGCAAAGAACACAGCTCCACCTCAGACATCCACCTCTGCGACCTTAACGTCAACATCCTCCCCCAAACCACTGTTGCATAACCCCAGGAGGCTGGCTGAGGAGACGGAAGCAGAAAGCCCTGGCCCCCCGGCTCCTCTCCAGAGCCAGAGCCACAGCCCCGCCGAGCTCCCCGATTTCATGAGGGGAGTGCGTGTGTTTTTCTACAACCTGCCTGCATCAGAGAGGAAGAGGCTGGCCCGCTACCTTATCAC TTATGatggagatgaggaggagatcATGAGTCCGGAGGTCACCCACATAGTTGCAGAGGTGGAGAACAGCATTCACTCACAG GAGCTCCAGGATCTGGTGCGTCAGTACACCCAGGTTGTCCCTGTGCAGAAGGACTGGCTAGAGTCCTGCTTCTCCAAACAACGAAAAGTCAACACTGCCCTGTTCCTACATCTGCTCAGATAA